Genomic segment of Veillonella parvula DSM 2008:
ACATTCATGGATAACGAAACTTATGATCAAGTTGAACTTACCCTTGAACAATTAGGTGATGCTAAAAACTTCCTTCTTGAAAATATGGAAGTATCCATCATGTTCTTCCAAGGTATCGTAATCGGTATCGATTTACCTGTAGCTGTTGAACTTCGCGTAGTTGAAACAGATCCTGGTATCCGTGGCGATACTGCAACTGGTGGTAATAAACCAGCCGTATTAGAAACAGGCTATACTGTAAAAGTACCTCTCTTCATTGAAGTAGATGATGTACTTCGTATTGATACCCGTACAGGACAATACATTGAACGTGCCTAATACTCATTGATATGTATTGGGGCAAGATCTTTTCAAGGAATCTTATTCCCCATATATCGTAACATTTGCACTGTAAGCACTTGTCGTCTATGTAATTATATATAGGGACAGGTGCTTTTTTTGAAAGAGGCCAGTATGACCAAGAAAAATACTGAACTAGAGTCTGGTAAAATTAAGATTAACGATGATGTGTATGCTACAATTGTAACAATGACAGCGCTTGACACAAAGGGAATTCATCATATGAGTTCCACCTTTAATGATGGCGTTAATACTTT
This window contains:
- the efp gene encoding elongation factor P, producing MISSNDFRPGVTVEIDGNVWQVVDFQHVKPGKGAAFVRTKMKNLQTGSVVERTFNAGEKVPKAHVDRRRMQYLYESDGSYTFMDNETYDQVELTLEQLGDAKNFLLENMEVSIMFFQGIVIGIDLPVAVELRVVETDPGIRGDTATGGNKPAVLETGYTVKVPLFIEVDDVLRIDTRTGQYIERA